In Pseudomonadota bacterium, the sequence CCCCTGTCCATCGAAGACTACGTGGTCCAGTCGATGCCGGACGCGAGCCCCACACTGTGGCACTTGGCACACACGACATGGTTCTTCGAGACCTTCGTGCTCAAGCCTCACTGCCCTGGCTATCACCCATGGTCCGAAACCTTTGAGTACCTTTTCAATTCCTACTACAATTCCGTCGGGCCGGCCTTTCCAAGGCCACGCAGGGGCTTGCTGACGCGGCCAACCGTGCGCGAGGTCATGCGCTATCGCGCCTACGTGGACGAGCACGTGCTCGCACTGCTCGAACGTGGCCCCCCCAACGTGGCGAGCGTGGTGGAACTGGGACTGCAGCACGAACAGCAGCACCAAGAACTCGTCTTGACCGACCTCAAGCACTTGCTTTGGTGCAACCCCTTGCGCCCGGCCTACGTCGACCGAACGGATGGGTCGCTGGGATCGGTCGTGCTCGAGCCACGCTGGTGCGAAGCCGCGGGCGGCGTGCACGCTGTGGGTCACACTGGAGCCGGATTCGCTTACGACAACGAGCTTCCTCGCCACCGCTGCCTGCTGCAGCCCTACAGGATCGCGGGCGAACCGGTGAGCTGCGCAGCATACATGGAGTTCATCGCCGAGGACGGCTACGACCGCCCGGAATTCTGGCTCGCAGACGGCTGGGAGCGCATCAAGCGCGAGCAATGGCAGGCGCCCCTGTACTGGGAGCGCCGTGGCCGCGAATGGTGGACCTTCACCCTCCAAGGCATGCAGCCTGTGGAGCCGGCCGCACCGGTATGCCACGTGAGCTACTTCGAAGCGGATGCCTACGCGCGCTTTCGCGGGGTGCGGCTCCCGTCCGAAGCCGAGTGGGAGGTGGTGGCGCGCCCGCTCGAGGTGTGCGGCAACTTCGTGGAGAGCCGCAGGTTGCGTACCGCGGCGGCCCCGCGTCTAACCGTTCCATCGGTGACCGACCCCGAGACCCGCCGCACGCCCCGGCAGCTGTACGGCGATGTATGGGAGTGGACGGCCACGCCGTATCAGCCCTATCCTGGCTATCAGCCCGTAAACGGTGCGCTGGGCGAGTACAACGGCAAGTTTATGTGCGGCCAGTTCGTGCTGCGCGGGGGCTCGTGCGTGACTCCGAGCTCGCATGTGCGAGCCAGCTACCGCAACTACTGGCCCCCTCAGACTCGCTGGCAGTTCACGGGCATCCGCCTAGCCGCCTCTGTTGCCACGTAGTAGCCACCGAACCGCGCCTGCCACCGAACCGCGCCTAGCCACCAAACCGCGTCGTAGCCGCCGAACCGCGTCGTAGCCAGCAAACATAGAGCGACCATGCAGCCACACACGCCCCGACACGCCGACCGTAGCTCCGGTCCCAAGACCGCTCCTCGCTGCCAGGGGCGTCGCTGCCCCGCCATTCGCGCGCCGCTGAGCCGGTTCTTCGGTCCGTCGCTGATGCTGAGCCTGCTGCTGTCCGCCAGCGGCGCGCACGCCTACCGCGGCTCCGGCGCAGTTCGTTTCGATGCACACGTCAACCTGGGCTATGCCGACTCGCTCGGGGTCGGGGCGAGGGTCGACATTCCGGTGGCCACGCGAGGTCTGTTGCGCACCGCGAACGACGAACTGGCGCTCAGTCCGGGCGTCACCTTGCTGTTTGCGCAGGATGGTGACATTGGAATCTGGTTTCCAGTGGTTTTGCAGTGGAACTTCTACGTCGACCGCGACTGGTCGCTGTTCCCGGAGCTCGGCCTGGCGCTCGCCGCGGAGCGGAACCTAACGGTGCGCCCAACCTTGAGCATGGGAGGCCGCTATCACTTCGCCTCCCTCACAGCCTTCTTGTTCCGAGTGAATTGGCCGTTGGGGTTGCAGCTAGGCGTCACCTTCTAGTGGCCGAGCAGGACGTATCGAGCAAGCGGCCAAAATCGATCGCTACTACGTCGGTGACGAGCACGATGTGGGGCTCGGTGAACGAGCTCCTGGACGATGAGCTCGTCGAGTACACAATTCCAGACAAGCCCAGCAGCCGGTTGCAGAAATACCGTCTCACCGACAAGGGGCGCCGCTGGCTGGAGGCGCGATGGCAAAAGCAAAGCTCAAGACGCAGCCGACCCGAACGAGCGTTGCAGCGTTTCTGAACGGGATTGCCGACGACGACCGCCGGCGCGACTGCAAGACGATTGCCAAGCTCTTGAAGGACGTATCGGGCAAGCGGCCAACGATGTGGGGCTCCGCGATCGTCGGCTACGGCAAGTATCACTACAAGTACGACAGCGGCCGCGAGGGCGACTTCTTCCGCATCGGCTTTTCACCACGCAAGCAGGACATCACCATCTACATCATGCCGGGCTACACGAATTACGATCACATCCTCGCGAAGCTTGGCAAGCACAAGAAGGGCAAGTCGTGCCTCTACATCAAGCGCCTTGCCGACGTCGACATGAAGGTGCTCGAGCGTCTGGTGCGAGCCGGCTGGAAGGACATGCAAAGGAGATATCCGGAGTGAAAAGCGTCGGCGCAAAACCTACGGTGGTCGATCAAGATGCCGTCTCCAGAGACTGGCGTGTCCGCGGGTTCTCGGGACGTGAGCAAGGGCACCCAGCGCACCATCGATTGGAGGCCCGATGGCTGCGCTTGTTCGAAATCGCCTGATTCTCGCCGCCTCCGACGTTCGCGCTGGGTAGCATTGGATCGAACTCGGCGGACGGATACGTAGTGAGTGACCGATGCCCGTCGAGAAGCCCAAGCCGCGCTACTTCGCGACCCCGGACAAACTGCGAGCGTGGTTTCGCGACAACCACAAAAAGGCCGGGCACCTGTGGGTGGGCTACTGCAAAAAGGGGACCGGCAAAGCGAGCGTCACCTGGCCCGAGTCGGTCGATGAGGCGCTCTGCTACGGCTGGATCGACGGCATCCGCAAGAGCGTGGACGACGGGCGCTACACCATCCGCTTCACCCCGCGCCGGCCCGGCAGCAATTGGAGCAAGGTGAACATCGAGCGTGTGGCGGCGCTCGAGGCATCGGCTCACATGCGTGCCGCGGGTCGCAAAGCGTTCGAGCGCAGACACAAGGGCGGCGTGGTCGGTTACTCCTACGAGGACGCGCAGCGTGCGGAGCTGCCCGCCGCGCACAGGCGCCGCTTGCGCGCCAACGAAAAGGCGTGGGCGTTTTTTGAAGAGCAAGCGCCGTGGTACCGGCGCGGCGCGGTGTACTGGATCACCAGCGCCAAGCTCGAAGCCACACGCGAGAAGCGGCTGCAGACGCTCATTGATTGCTCGGCCGCGGGCAAGAGGGTCCCGCCGCTGACGTCGAGATAGCAATCGACGAACGGGTCGAGAATCCGCCCCTCGCGGTAGCCGTAGAACCGGTCGGCCACCGGAATGAGGATCTTGGCGCCGTGTTACTCTGAGCGCTCCAATTCCTTGGCGCCGAAGACCTTCGAGTAGAAAGTGATCGCGTCGGCCGAGCTCGAAACGATGAGTCGTGGGGTGAGAACGGGTGAATCGTCAGTCATTAGGCTCTCTTCCAAGGCCGAGCTGAATGGCGCTCAGTCGGCTTCGGTCAGGGCGCGGGAGATCTCGCTCGCCGCCCCTTTGAGGAGCTTGAGCACACGCCCAACCACCACCTTGTGGGCAACGCGATCTGTGTGGATCTTCGGAAGGCACGGAACCGTTAGCGCCGCCGCGATCGCGCCCCCCGTGTCCAGCACTGGAACGGAAAGGTCGGTGACCCCGTGAATGACGGTACTCTGCCACACGTGATGTCCTTGTGTGCGGATCCGCTCGAGGGTCGAGGCGAAGCGCTCGTAACGCTTCCGAGACAGCCTAGCCTTCACCGATCGCAGCCAAAGCGCGCGATCATCGGTGGACTTGAGCGCCCCGATGACGTGCCCGGAAGCGGATTCGTGCAAATAGAAGCTGCGCCCCGGCTGCACGAGCACGCCGACGAATCGCGGCCCGTCCACCTGGGCCACCACGACGGCCCGCTGGTTTTCTTGCACGACGAGATGGCATGACTGCTCGCTCTGTTCTGCGAGGCGGCGCATAACGGGCAGCGCCAAATCGATGAGCCTCGCCGTCTGCGGACCCGTGTCCGCTCGCCTGCTGGACTCCGACGCCCGCCTGGAGTCTTGAGCGAGCGCCTCGAGCAGCGTGGCCATGGAGGGCCATCGCTTGCCAGGATCGGCACTGAGGCCCCGCGCCACGATGGCCCTGAGCCAGCCTGGCACCTGCCGGGCACGCTCCGGTGGTAGCTGTGCGTAGTCTTCGATGGCCTTGGCCTGCGACAGTTCGAGCCTGTGACCCTGAAAGGGCCGTCGCCCGTACAGGCCTTCATAGAGTGACACGCAGAAGGCGTACTGATCCGAAGCCTCGCTCGCCGGACCACCTTGCTCGAGCTCCGGCGCCAGATAAGGAAGCGTACCCAGCACCGTGCCAGCCTGGGTCAGGTGCTGATACAGCGGGCCCGTGGAGGGATGGGAAGGAGGGTTGCGGCTGTCGTACGATGGCTCGTCGCTCGAGGACGCCGATCGCCTCGTCGAGACGCTGCGTACGTCGGGCGTGTCACGGCTGCTCGGCGCCGGCTGCTCGCCGGAACCGGCTTCGGGCGGTACGCTCGCATCGTCGTCCAGCCGACGCGCGAGACCGAAATCCATCACGCGAACGCTGCCTTCATCCGAGACCAGGACGTTTTGCGGTTTGAAATCGCGATGAACGAGGCCTGCGCGATGCGCGGCCTCCAGACCGGCGCCTGCCGCCAAGAACACCCTGACTACCGCACGCCACTTGCGTTTGTGCTGCCGAAGCCAAAACGAGAGCGTACGGCCTTGTACAAACTCCGTGGCGATGAACACGCGGCCTTCCATCACCCCTACATCAAAAACGGGTAGCACGTTGGGGTGAGACAGTTGAGCCAACGCCTGCGCCTCGCGCAGCAGCCGGGTGGGCCCCGATCCGTGTTCCGGCCCGGACTCGTCCAGGGCCGCGGTGCGCAGCACCTTGATGGCGATCTTGCGATCCAGATCGGGGTCGTACGCGCTGTACACGAGCCCCATGCCGCCACCGCCCACCGCCTCGAGAATCACGTAACGGCCGAGCTTCTGCCCCGGGCTCAGCAGCTGATCATCCGGTCCTGAGTGATGGCGGCGCGGCTGATCATCCGGTCCTGAGTGATGGCGGCGCGCGGCGGCCAATGCGCCACCACCCCCGACCGTAACGGTTTCGCCGCCGATGGAACGGTCGCGCGGGTCACGCTTCGAAGCCGGTCTCTTCTGTGTCTTCTTCTCAGGCAACTTCTTCTGAGCCACGGTCGGGCACGTCCTGAAATGGGGTACGGCGGCCAGGCGTCGAACTTGGTGCTCGGCGCGCGCCGGCGAGGGCTGTTGCGGCGTTGCTTTCAGGTACCGCGGAAATGGCGTTGCTCCAGGACGAGTATGAGCGCCCGCTCTGCGCTTTCGACTGAGGTCGTCTTGTGTGGCCAAACGTCGGGAGCGACGTAGACTCACGCCTCAGCTGCGCCGTGGTGTGCCCCCCGCAGCGATCGGAACCCTCGGTTCTCCAGACGCTTTACATTTCAACCGTGACACCCTTCGAAAACGCCACGTCATCCAGCATCCCGTGGCACGCCCAGTCCACCGACGCGCTCCTCAGGGAGCTGAAGACCGGCACCTCCGGGCTTTCGCACGCCGAGGCGGCAAAGCGGCTGGCACAACAGGGACCCAACGAGCTCGAGGCAGGGCCGCAGACGTCGCCGTGGTCCATCCTGCTGAGGCAGCTCCAGAACGTGCTCATCGTTGTTCTTCTGATCGCTACGGCGCTCTCTGCCTTCCTCGGTCACACCATCGAAGCCGCTGCCATCACGGTGATCGTAGCCTTTGCGGTCATCCTGGGCTTTGTGCAGGAGTACCGGGCCGAGCGAGCCATCGACGCGCTGCGCAGGATGGCAGCCCCTTCGGCAACGGCGTTGCGTGGCGGCGAATGGATGGAGGTTCCGGCACGCGAGCTGGTCGGTGGCGATCTCATCGCGCTGAAGGCAGGCGATCGCGTTCCTGCCGATGCGAGGTTGATCCAGGTCACCAACCTCAAGACCGACGAATCGGCACTGACCGGAGAGTCGGTGCCCGTTGCCAAGCAGACGGTCGCGCTCGACGCGGACTTGGCGGTTGCCGATCGCACCAACTTGGCCTACTCGGGTTCATCGGTCACGTACGGACGCGGCCGCGCGCTGGTCGTTGCCACCGGCATGAGCACCGAATTCGGCAAGATAGCCCGGATGCTCGCAACGGTGGAATTGGGCCGCACGCCGCTGCAGGACAACCTCGATCGGGTGGGCCGTTCCTTGGCACGGGCGGGGCTGGGCGTGGTCGCTGCGATCGTGGTGCTGGGCGTGCTCCGAGGCAGCGCCTTCATCGAGATGCTGGTCTTCGGGGTCGCGCTTGCCGTGGCCGTAGTTCCCGAGGCCCTGCCCGCCGTGGTCACCATCTCGCTCGCCCTGGGAGTGCAACGCCTGGTCAAGCGCCACGCGCTCATGCGGCGCCTGCCCGCCGTCGAAACACTGGGTAGCACCACCATCATCTGCACCGACAAGACAGGCACCCTGACCAAAGATGAGATGACCGCGCGCAAGATCTGGGTGGACAGCGAGCTGATCGATGTGTCGGGCACAGGCTACGACCCCGCCGGATCCTTCGTGCGCGACGGCCAGCCGTTCGATCCCAGCGAGCCTCTCTTGGCGCTGCTCCGAGCAGGGGCGCTTGCATCCGACGCGGAGCTCGTCAGGCCTGCGCAAGAGCCACGTTGGACGCTGCGGGGGGATCCGACGGAGGGGGCGCTGGTGGTCGCGGCAGCCAAGGCGGGCCTGCACAAACCGGAGCTCGACGCTCGGTTTCCGCGCGAGGATGAGATCCCCTTCACTTCGGAAGCCAAGCGCATGACCACCCTGCATCGGGCACCCGACGGGCGGCTGGCATGCGCCAAGGGCGCGCCCGAGATCATCCTGTCGTCCTGCAGGCGAGTCGCTAGCGGTGCTGCCGTGGTGCCGCTGGACGATCAAACGCGCCAGCGGATCCTGACGGCTGCGCAGGACATGGCCGGTCAGGCGCTGCGCGTGCTGGCCGTCGCATCCAAGCCGGACGCCGAAATCCAGAGCGCCGCACAGGACATGACCTTTCTCGGCCTGGTCGGCATGATCGATCCCCCTCGTGACGAGGTACGAGACGCCCTTCGGACATGCCGAGAGGCGGGCATCGGCGTGCTCATGATCACGGGCGACCACCCGGTGACGGCCCAAGCGGTTGCTCGCGAGATCGGCCTGATCGGCAACGATGGCGGTCGCGCGGTTACCGGACCGGAGCTCGCCGAGATGAGCGACGAGACGCTCGAGCGCGAGATCGAGTCCATCCGGGTGTATGCGCGCGTGTCGCCGGTTCAGAAGCTGCGAATTGTCACTGCCCTGCAGCGCAGGGGTCACGTGGTGGGGATGACCGGCGACGGTGTCAACGACGCTCCTGCGCTCAAGAAGGCCGACATCGGCGTGGCCATGGGCATCACGGGTACGGATGTCACCAAAGAAGCGGCGGACATGAGCCTCACCGACGACAACTTCGCCTCGATCGTGGCTGCGGTCGAAGAGGGGCGCGGTGTCTTCGACAACATCAAGAAGTTCTTGGGCTACCTGCTGGCCTCGAACATCGGCGAGATCGGACTGGTCGGAGGCACGGCACTGCTCGGCATGCCGCTTCCACTAACGGCCGTCCAGATCCTCTATGTGAACCTGGCCACGGATGGGTTGCCAGCGATCGCGTTGTCGGTGGACCCACCGGACCAAGACCTGATGCGCCGGCCTCCGCGGACCAAGCAGTCCAGCATCTTCACTCGTCCCTTGCTGGCGCTGATGCTGGTCGCTGGGCTCTGGTCCACGGCCGTCAACATGGGCGTCTTCGTGTGGGCGCTGAAGAGCGGTCGCCCGGTTGACGACGCCATGACCTTGACTTTCGTCACCCTGGTCCTGATCCAGTTCTTCAAGGCGTACAACTTTCGCTCCGATCGCCATTCGGTAATGCGCCAGCCCTTCAACAACCGCTGGCTGAACCTGGCCATTGGCTGGGAGCTCGTGCTGCTGGGTCTGATCCTCTACCTGCCGGCGCTTCACACACCCTTCGGTACGTTCCCACTGAGCGGCTCGGACTGGACCCTGACCGCGTGCGCCTCGGCCACGATCGTCCCTGCCGTCGAGCTCGCGAAATGGACCATCGGACGCGTGTGGCCCGAGCCCGCTTCGGTCACCAGATAACGCCGGTGCGAACCGCGCGTTCGGAACGTCCCCGAGCGAGGGCTGGGCAGAGCGCAATCGGGCTCGCTACTTCGCAGCCGTGGCCTGCTGCTTGGCAGCGATGCCTTCTGGCGTGGCCGTGCCAGCCTCAACCGCGCCTGCGGTCTTGGAGTTCGTGGCGGTTTCAGCAAGGCGGTTGGTTTCAGCAAGGCGGGCAGCCTCCTGCTTGCGCTTGGCCGACTCCGCTTCGGCCAGCCCCTTGAGGGCTGCGAGACCTTTGTCGTAGTCCTGCTCGATCATGGCCTCCATGTCCATGAACACACCAAAGACCTTGGCCACGAAGTTGTTTTCGCCCGACATCGACCAGGTCACGGAAACCGGTGTCCCATCGCCCTCACC encodes:
- the egtB gene encoding ergothioneine biosynthesis protein EgtB; protein product: PLSIEDYVVQSMPDASPTLWHLAHTTWFFETFVLKPHCPGYHPWSETFEYLFNSYYNSVGPAFPRPRRGLLTRPTVREVMRYRAYVDEHVLALLERGPPNVASVVELGLQHEQQHQELVLTDLKHLLWCNPLRPAYVDRTDGSLGSVVLEPRWCEAAGGVHAVGHTGAGFAYDNELPRHRCLLQPYRIAGEPVSCAAYMEFIAEDGYDRPEFWLADGWERIKREQWQAPLYWERRGREWWTFTLQGMQPVEPAAPVCHVSYFEADAYARFRGVRLPSEAEWEVVARPLEVCGNFVESRRLRTAAAPRLTVPSVTDPETRRTPRQLYGDVWEWTATPYQPYPGYQPVNGALGEYNGKFMCGQFVLRGGSCVTPSSHVRASYRNYWPPQTRWQFTGIRLAASVAT
- a CDS encoding DUF1801 domain-containing protein, translated to MAKAKLKTQPTRTSVAAFLNGIADDDRRRDCKTIAKLLKDVSGKRPTMWGSAIVGYGKYHYKYDSGREGDFFRIGFSPRKQDITIYIMPGYTNYDHILAKLGKHKKGKSCLYIKRLADVDMKVLERLVRAGWKDMQRRYPE
- a CDS encoding YdeI/OmpD-associated family protein, whose translation is MPVEKPKPRYFATPDKLRAWFRDNHKKAGHLWVGYCKKGTGKASVTWPESVDEALCYGWIDGIRKSVDDGRYTIRFTPRRPGSNWSKVNIERVAALEASAHMRAAGRKAFERRHKGGVVGYSYEDAQRAELPAAHRRRLRANEKAWAFFEEQAPWYRRGAVYWITSAKLEATREKRLQTLIDCSAAGKRVPPLTSR
- a CDS encoding protein kinase — its product is MAQKKLPEKKTQKRPASKRDPRDRSIGGETVTVGGGGALAAARRHHSGPDDQPRRHHSGPDDQLLSPGQKLGRYVILEAVGGGGMGLVYSAYDPDLDRKIAIKVLRTAALDESGPEHGSGPTRLLREAQALAQLSHPNVLPVFDVGVMEGRVFIATEFVQGRTLSFWLRQHKRKWRAVVRVFLAAGAGLEAAHRAGLVHRDFKPQNVLVSDEGSVRVMDFGLARRLDDDASVPPEAGSGEQPAPSSRDTPDVRSVSTRRSASSSDEPSYDSRNPPSHPSTGPLYQHLTQAGTVLGTLPYLAPELEQGGPASEASDQYAFCVSLYEGLYGRRPFQGHRLELSQAKAIEDYAQLPPERARQVPGWLRAIVARGLSADPGKRWPSMATLLEALAQDSRRASESSRRADTGPQTARLIDLALPVMRRLAEQSEQSCHLVVQENQRAVVVAQVDGPRFVGVLVQPGRSFYLHESASGHVIGALKSTDDRALWLRSVKARLSRKRYERFASTLERIRTQGHHVWQSTVIHGVTDLSVPVLDTGGAIAAALTVPCLPKIHTDRVAHKVVVGRVLKLLKGAASEISRALTEAD
- a CDS encoding cation-translocating P-type ATPase; translation: MPWHAQSTDALLRELKTGTSGLSHAEAAKRLAQQGPNELEAGPQTSPWSILLRQLQNVLIVVLLIATALSAFLGHTIEAAAITVIVAFAVILGFVQEYRAERAIDALRRMAAPSATALRGGEWMEVPARELVGGDLIALKAGDRVPADARLIQVTNLKTDESALTGESVPVAKQTVALDADLAVADRTNLAYSGSSVTYGRGRALVVATGMSTEFGKIARMLATVELGRTPLQDNLDRVGRSLARAGLGVVAAIVVLGVLRGSAFIEMLVFGVALAVAVVPEALPAVVTISLALGVQRLVKRHALMRRLPAVETLGSTTIICTDKTGTLTKDEMTARKIWVDSELIDVSGTGYDPAGSFVRDGQPFDPSEPLLALLRAGALASDAELVRPAQEPRWTLRGDPTEGALVVAAAKAGLHKPELDARFPREDEIPFTSEAKRMTTLHRAPDGRLACAKGAPEIILSSCRRVASGAAVVPLDDQTRQRILTAAQDMAGQALRVLAVASKPDAEIQSAAQDMTFLGLVGMIDPPRDEVRDALRTCREAGIGVLMITGDHPVTAQAVAREIGLIGNDGGRAVTGPELAEMSDETLEREIESIRVYARVSPVQKLRIVTALQRRGHVVGMTGDGVNDAPALKKADIGVAMGITGTDVTKEAADMSLTDDNFASIVAAVEEGRGVFDNIKKFLGYLLASNIGEIGLVGGTALLGMPLPLTAVQILYVNLATDGLPAIALSVDPPDQDLMRRPPRTKQSSIFTRPLLALMLVAGLWSTAVNMGVFVWALKSGRPVDDAMTLTFVTLVLIQFFKAYNFRSDRHSVMRQPFNNRWLNLAIGWELVLLGLILYLPALHTPFGTFPLSGSDWTLTACASATIVPAVELAKWTIGRVWPEPASVTR